ACGTCGTTAGATATTTGTTGAACGTCGGTTGACGTGGCGGGCCCTTCCAGTTTTTTGTCTTCTTTTGTGCATTACTCTGTTGCGGAAGTTTTCTTACAGGTCTCAAATCCTTTGATGTTCGTTCCAAATTCTTAGCcgtctttattttttcttctaaatccGTACCAAAAAGCCACTCATCGACCGAAGTGTCGGAGAGAGTGTTCTTCAAGGACGAATTCAAACTCGCTAGAATAAGCCCTTTACGAACCAGAGAATCCTCTCGGTGCACCGATGCGAGAAGTCTCCCCATATCGCTTAATTTTTCCAGCAACTCAAGTTTCTGAGAACTGTCCAACTTCAATGATATCGAGATCGCTTTACCCAACGCTGCTAGACATGCGGCGATGCGTTCTTGCTTCTCAACAATACGGTGATCTCTTTTAATAACGCCTTCTTGTACTGAAACCATAATTTCGGCGTTTAGTTTCGGTACCCCGATAAAAAAGCAATTTTCTGGCGGTGGGTATTTACCCAACAGAGCCTTGACCTCCTCTTCCGGCAGACCTTTTTTCAAAACCTCCGACCACCGGAGAGCTACGTCCTTGTGCACCGCAGCGGCGGTTTTCTTATCTGCCTCGAGGCGCGTCCCAAACACGTTCAAAATTTCCTCTTGTAACTCTACTTCATGTTCGGGAACTTCTGCCGTCTCGACCGCCGATGATTCTTTAATCTCGCTGTCCTTCTCGGTCCTCGAAACCGGTATCTCACAGATACACGATGATTGACTCGATTTTGTTGACCGAGAAACAGACGACTGTCTCGATGTGTATCGAGAACTAGAGCGTGATCTACCAAAAACTCTAAAATCGAAATTATCTCTCGAATAACTCGATGAGCGTCGACCTCCTGATGAGCGTCCTCGAGATACTGACCGAGGTATCTCACGATCCAGCGAGTGTCTCGAACTATGGCGATGGCGTGAGCGACTACGCGACCCCGAACTTTTACCTGAAAACCATCGAATCGAGTTCCAATAACCTGTCTATTCCATTTTGTATCAACAATGTGAAGTTTGATGAAACAAGCCACACACGTCTCCAAGACGCGTTTACAGGTTACAAACCACGGCTGTCCTAAATTTATGTACTGTTTTCTTTCGTCACACGAAAGATGTGCGTTTGGTAAGAGCTAAAGCACTCTGCACAACGACACAGCCGCTGGCAGATTCAACGGATGTCGATACAGTACTCGAAacaagaatttacaaaattctgtttcgaAGAGTCTCTTATCCCACGGACCAAAGAAGTGAGGTTACCTCCCGACTTACGCTGATCATCCTTCCTTCGATGCAATTTCTCCTCTAGTCTACGAATTTTTCGATAGAGTCTGTCGTTCTCCTTATCCTCATCCATCGACGACGTCCTCTTTCTATCTTTTCGTcccataatataatattctgtaATTCGTTACTCAGTCTACGTGTGAAGACACTGACACAAAGCGAAAGAATGAAGTTGGTCGCGGACGCGCGAACGGCGTACGAGACTGCGGAGTAtagggaaacaatttttccctaAGCTTTAAAATTTGTGGCGACACTGAGGACAATGAGAGGTACTACAATTATGATCTCAAGGAAGAGGCGCGAAATACAATTGAACACGCCTCTCGCGGCAGCGCCAATATCAGTGCACGAACTGATTAACTAGCTGATGCAGCTCTTATCGAACCGTACATTTCGACGATAAACATGGTGTCACCTTTCGTTATCCCCATACCTTGCTAAACTAACGAATGACCATACCGATAACTGATCACAGACGATCCGGAAtagattgaatttaaattgctcTCAATGGTGAATCCTCGTAAGACACGGTACGAGCCTCCAATTAAACCTTTATGCACGATTAAAAGTCATTCGAGAAACTCGATAGGTTTAATTAATCGTCTGTTATTAACCGATTACTCGATACCGTAAAGAAAATCGCGGCGCGAACTCGATACGTGTGCCCACCTTGGGAATGAAATACGAGACTAGgatatgaattttatcgacgaagtttcgaaaaggaaaaaggaaaacagtTGAAAATTGCAGCGTCAGCTGTCGCGAATATTAATGCGCCAAGTTTTGAGTCACGATTGTATGGAATTACGTGGACTAACATTATGTTGAATTACGGGCCACTTAATCGCCAATTATCGTTTATTATGATCTGCTTAAAGTGTGGAACTGCGTAATTCCTATATTTACGAGTGAAGGGTTTCCAATGTTGGTTATG
The sequence above is drawn from the Hylaeus volcanicus isolate JK05 chromosome 2, UHH_iyHylVolc1.0_haploid, whole genome shotgun sequence genome and encodes:
- the LOC128884996 gene encoding uncharacterized protein LOC128884996, whose product is MGRKDRKRTSSMDEDKENDRLYRKIRRLEEKLHRRKDDQRKSSGSRSRSRHRHSSRHSLDREIPRVFGRSRSSSRYTSRQSSVSRSTKSSQSSCICEIPVSRTEKDSEIKESSAVETAEVPEHEVELQEEILNVFGTRLEADKKTAAAVHKDVALRWSEVLKKGLPEEEVKALLVQEGVIKRDHRIVEKQERIAACLAALGKAISISLKLDSSQKLELLEKLSDMGRLLASVHREDSLVRKGLILASLNSSLKNTLSDTSVDEWLFGTDLEEKIKTAKNLERTSKDLRPVRKLPQQSNAQKKTKNWKGPPRQPTFNKYLTTSNGRHHAASNKTETKKSAYRKGSSHQYRGRR